In bacterium, the following are encoded in one genomic region:
- a CDS encoding type II toxin-antitoxin system HicA family toxin, with protein sequence MKFSELVRLLEENGFRIVKEKGSIRYYGKTGWNKMVRLDYHGSKEVPTGTCNSILKAAGIK encoded by the coding sequence ATGAAATTCAGTGAACTGGTTAGATTATTAGAAGAAAATGGATTTAGAATTGTGAAAGAAAAAGGCTCAATAAGATACTATGGAAAGACTGGGTGGAATAAAATGGTTCGACTTGATTACCACGGATCAAAGGAAGTTCCTACAGGCACTTGCAATAGTATCCTAAAGGCTGCAGGAATTAAATGA
- a CDS encoding DUF4160 domain-containing protein, whose amino-acid sequence MPEISRFYGIIIGMFYDDHNPPHFHARYGKDKAAVEITTLRVLEGKIPPRSLGLVVEWASQHQEELLQDWELAKNNQPPKKIIPLD is encoded by the coding sequence ATGCCAGAGATTAGTCGATTTTATGGTATAATCATTGGGATGTTTTATGATGATCATAATCCTCCTCATTTCCATGCTCGGTACGGAAAAGATAAGGCAGCTGTGGAAATCACTACTTTGCGGGTGTTGGAAGGGAAAATTCCTCCCCGATCATTAGGATTAGTGGTCGAATGGGCATCACAACACCAAGAAGAACTGTTACAGGATTGGGAGTTGGCCAAAAACAATCAGCCCCCCAAAAAGATTATCCCTTTAGATTAA
- a CDS encoding toxin-antitoxin (TA) system antitoxin, whose product MLTKMIDVHEVQSHLQGLLSQVLTGMELIFTDGDKPVARLVPVAARVAGLHAGAIWTSMDFDEPLPEEFWMGNI is encoded by the coding sequence ATGTTGACAAAAATGATTGATGTGCATGAAGTTCAATCTCATTTGCAAGGGTTGTTATCCCAAGTACTGACAGGTATGGAACTTATCTTTACGGACGGAGATAAACCAGTTGCTCGTCTTGTACCAGTTGCTGCACGAGTGGCAGGATTACACGCAGGAGCAATTTGGACAAGCATGGATTTTGATGAGCCTTTACCTGAAGAATTTTGGATGGGAAATATATGA
- a CDS encoding DUF2442 domain-containing protein, protein MIHDVVSAVYKGGYKIKLTFDDGKNGVVDFAKYLTAGGVFTKFKDVEFFKNFTVNEELGVITWNNEVDVAPETLYSEATGSSLPRWMQ, encoded by the coding sequence ATGATTCATGATGTTGTTTCAGCGGTTTATAAAGGCGGGTACAAGATAAAGTTAACTTTTGATGATGGGAAAAATGGAGTTGTTGATTTTGCAAAATACTTGACGGCAGGTGGAGTCTTCACGAAATTCAAGGATGTTGAATTCTTCAAGAACTTCACAGTGAATGAAGAGTTGGGTGTCATCACCTGGAATAATGAGGTAGATGTTGCACCGGAAACACTTTATTCTGAAGCTACAGGGTCTTCTTTGCCAAGATGGATGCAATAA
- a CDS encoding type II toxin-antitoxin system VapC family toxin, which translates to MKLLLDTHTFIWWDSEPTKLSVQVLALCQNRENMLLLSVASIWEMQIKLQLGKLKFSVPLKEIIETQQQTNNVKVLPVTLPHVLAVEKLPVYHKDPFDRLLIAQATVEEAVLVTGDPILTNYPVKVVW; encoded by the coding sequence ATGAAATTGCTCTTAGATACACACACTTTCATCTGGTGGGATAGTGAGCCAACAAAACTTTCGGTACAAGTTCTTGCATTATGCCAGAACCGAGAAAATATGTTGCTGTTAAGCGTCGCCAGCATCTGGGAAATGCAAATCAAACTTCAATTAGGGAAATTGAAGTTTTCAGTGCCTTTAAAAGAAATCATCGAGACTCAGCAACAGACAAACAATGTTAAAGTGTTACCTGTTACCTTGCCACATGTGTTGGCAGTGGAGAAATTGCCTGTCTATCATAAAGACCCATTTGATCGTCTCCTGATTGCTCAAGCTACGGTTGAAGAAGCAGTGCTCGTTACAGGGGACCCGATACTTACCAATTATCCAGTGAAAGTGGTGTGGTAA
- a CDS encoding type II toxin-antitoxin system HicB family antitoxin, translating to MIELPYSLVIEATEEPDYFGFYSLDLEGFSGIGHSVEDCLYQAKWGMKEHVALLREQRIPVPPENPKAKIIIQNERKLDVAMV from the coding sequence ATGATTGAATTACCATATTCATTAGTAATTGAAGCTACGGAAGAACCAGACTATTTTGGTTTCTATTCCCTGGATTTGGAAGGCTTTTCAGGCATAGGACATTCTGTAGAAGATTGTTTGTACCAGGCTAAGTGGGGAATGAAAGAACATGTTGCTTTACTAAGGGAACAAAGGATTCCAGTCCCTCCTGAGAACCCAAAAGCTAAGATTATTATTCAGAATGAAAGAAAATTAGATGTGGCAATGGTCTAA